The following are from one region of the Carassius auratus strain Wakin chromosome 13, ASM336829v1, whole genome shotgun sequence genome:
- the LOC113113179 gene encoding neurogenic differentiation factor 2-like, whose amino-acid sequence MTPGSTCASVGRNGAFKSNWSSALDPKAGSTDITKSQQIKCNREFELDSTNSATKERSSTVNEENTRSKRMKKRMPVKSASRQHGNRRVKANDRERHRMHKLNSALDTLRSVLPTFPDDAKLTKIETLRFAHNYIWALSETLRLADHVRQTSNHDRDQENLTVQNICLDTRFSACSARASKWHSTNSSSNWQETEGYYADMLLEGLNCDFRDNLTFNLICE is encoded by the coding sequence ATGACTCCAGGATCCACGTGCGCGTCGGTAGGAAGGAATGGGGCATTTAAATCTAACTGGAGTTCAGCATTAGATCCCAAGGCTGGATCCACAGACATCACCAAAAGCCAGCAAATCAAATGCAACAGAGAATTTGAGCTGGACAGCACAAACTCGGCAACGAAGGAACGCTCATCTACCGTCAACGAAGAGAACACAAGAAGTAAAAGAATGAAGAAAAGGATGCCGGTTAAATCAGCTAGCAGACAACATGGGAATCGCAGAGTGAAGGCAAATGACAGAGAAAGGCATCGCATGCATAAGCTGAACTCTGCCCTGGATACTCTCAGAAGCGTGCTTCCAACTTTTCCCGATGACGCGAAACTGACTAAAATTGAGACTTTGAGATTCGCGCACAACTACATTTGGGCATTGTCGGAAACACTGAGACTTGCAGACCACGTTCGACAAACTTCAAATCACGATCGGGATCAGGAGAACCTCACTGTGCAAAATATTTGCTTGGATACGCGTTTCAGCGCGTGTAGCGCACGCGCGTCCAAATGGCACTCCACAAACTCATCCTCAAATTGGCAAGAAACTGAAGGCTACTATGCTGACATGTTACTAGAGGGATTGAACTGCGATTTTCGGGACAATCTGACATTTAATCTGATCTGCGAGTAG
- the LOC113112719 gene encoding PDZ and LIM domain protein 1-like: protein MPLRVVLQGPGPWGFRLVGGKDFEQPLTISRVTPGSKAAQADLCIGDMILSIDGESTEGMTHLEAQNKIKACIEEMVLSIDRSESKMWSPLVTEEGKTNPYKMNLANKEAQEMKHIGSAHNRSAIPFNSGSPRLVTNMYNNPAGLYSSENIKSFNSAVDGVQTSAASSEASRNPDPCRPGQPIPALAADSEVYKMLQENQESNEPPRQSASFKVLQEILETGDTDKPSGFRSVKAPTPKIGASVGNPEKLSLCDKCGSGIVGLMVKVRDKFRHPECYVCTDCGINLKQKGHFFVEDKIYCEKHAREHVTPPEGYDVVTVFPK, encoded by the exons ATGCCTTTACGGGTTGTTTTACAAGGTCCTGGACCGTGGGGCTTCCGTCTGGTCGGGGGAAAAGATTTCGAACAACCTCTGACAATCTCGAGG GTGACTCCAGGAAGCAAAGCGGCTCAAGCAGACCTTTGTATAGGGGACATGATCCTGTCCATAGATGGAGAATCAACAGAGGGCATGACTCACCTGgaagcacaaaataaaatcaaagctTGCATAGAGGAAATGGTGCTTTCCATTGACAG ATCAGAGTCAAAAATGTGGTCCCCACTGGTAACTGAAGAAGGAAAGACCAATCCATACAAGATGAATCTGGCAAATAAAGAAGCACAG gaGATGAAACATATAGGCTCTGCTCATAACAGAAGTGCCATTCCTTTCAATTCTGGCAGTCCGAGGTTGGTCACCAACATGTACAATAACCCTGCTGGCCTGTATTCCTCTGAAAACATTAAGAGTTTTAACAGTGCAGTGGATGGCGTCCAGACTTCTGCTGCATCCAGTGAAGCCAGTAGGAA CCCAGATCCCTGTAGACCTGGCCAGCCAATACCTGCATTAGCTGCAGACTCTGAAGTGTACAAAATGCTGCAGGAGAATCAAGAATCCAATGAGCCTCCTCGCCAGTCTGCCTCTTTTAAAGTTCTGCAGGAGATCCTGGAAACTG GTGATACAGATAAACCCTCAGGCTTCAGAAGTGTCAAAGCCCCCACCCCAAAAATTGGAGCCTCGGTTGGGAATCCTGAAAAGCTCTCTCTTTGTGACAAATGTGGTTCAGGGATTGT AGGATTGATGGTCAAAGTTCGAGATAAGTTTCGCCATCCAGAATGCTACGTCTGCACAGACTGCGGGATCAATCTTAAGCAAAAAGGACACTTTTTTGTCGAGGACAAGATTTACTGCGAGAAACACGCACGTGAACACGTCACTCCTCCGGAGGGTTATGATGTTGTCACTGTTTTTCCAAAGTAG